One region of Miscanthus floridulus cultivar M001 chromosome 19, ASM1932011v1, whole genome shotgun sequence genomic DNA includes:
- the LOC136527068 gene encoding GDP-mannose 4,6 dehydratase 1-like, translating to MAHSNGAAATATAAGDGETAPVPRSLAPARKVALITGITGQDGSYLTELLLSKGYEVHGLIRRSSNFNTQRLDHIYHDPHAVPSSPRPPMRLHYADLSDSSSLRRALDAISPDEVYNLAAQSHVAVSFEVPDYTADVTATGALRLLEAVRLSRKPIRYYQAGSSEMFGSTPPPQSEDTPFHPRSPYAAAKVAAHWYTVNYREAYGIFACNGVLFNHESPRRGENFVTRKITRAVGRIKVGLQTKVFLGNLSAARDWGFAGDYVEAMWLMLQQDQPADYVVATEESHTVEEFLQAAFGYAGLNWKDHVVIDKKYFRPAEVDSLKGDSTKARRVLKWKPKVGFQQLVEMMVDHDIELAKKEKVLVDAGYRDPKQQP from the coding sequence ATGGCTCATTCCAACGGCGCGGCCGCCACTGCCACTGCCGCGGGCGACGGCGAGACCGCCCCGGTGCCGCGGTCCCTCGCGCCGGCGCGGAAGGTGGCGCTGATCACGGGCATCACGGGGCAGGACGGGAGCTACCTGACGGAGCTGCTTCTCTCCAAGGGGTACGAGGTGCACGGCCTCATCCGCCGCTCCTCCAACTTCAACACGCAGCGGCTGGACCACATCTACCACGACCCGCACGCGGTGCCGTCGTCGCCACGGCCCCCGATGCGGCTCCACTACGCCGACCTCTCCGACTCCTCCTCCCTCCGCCGCGCGCTCGACGCCATCTCCCCCGACGAGGTCTACAACCTCGCCGCGCAGTCGCACGTCGCCGTCTCCTTCGAGGTCCCCGACTACACCGCCGACGTCACCGCCACGGGGGCGCTCCGCCTCCTCGAGGCCGTCCGCCTGTCGCGCAAGCCCATCCGCTACTACCAGGCGGGCTCCTCGGAGATGTTCggctccacgccgccgccgcagagCGAGGACACGCCCTTCCACCCGCGCTCCCCCTACGCCGCCGCCAAGGTCGCCGCGCACTGGTACACCGTCAACTACCGCGAGGCCTACGGCATCTTCGCCTGCAACGGCGTGCTCTTCAACCATGAGTCCCCGCGCCGCGGCGAGAACTTCGTCACGCGCAAGATCACGCGCGCCGTCGGCCGCATCAAGGTCGGCCTGCAGACCAAGGTCTTCCTCGGCAACCTCTCGGCGGCCAGGGACTGGGGATTCGCGGGGGACTACGTCGAGGCAATGTGGCTCATGCTGCAGCAGGATCAGCCAGCCGATTATGTCGTCGCCACTGAGGAATCCCACACCGTCGAGGAGTTCTTGCAGGCTGCCTTCGGCTACGCTGGGCTCAACTGGAAGGATCATGTGGTCATTGACAAGAAGTACTTCCGGCCTGCAGAGGTCGACAGCCTCAAGGGGGACTCCACCAAGGCCAGGAGGGTGCTCAAATGGAAGCCCAAGGTTGGGTTCCAGCAGCTCGTGGAGATGATGGTTGATCACGACATTGAGCTCGCCAAGAAGGAGAAGGTCCTGGTGGATGCTGGCTACCGTGACCCCAAGCAGCAGCCATAG